From the genome of Streptomyces sp. S4.7:
TCAAGGCGGTGAGCGTGTACGACCGGCAGAGACGGGTGGAAGGGACAAGCCATAGGCGCATCCTCTCCACCCGTCGGTGTCAACTGCACGATCCGAAGGGGACGGTGCTGCTCGGGGCGGGCAGTGGGCGCACGTTGTGATTGGCTGCCGCCTGCTTGCGCAGACGCTCGATCTCGTCGTGTTGGGCGGCCAGCCGAGAGATCGCCAAGGTCTTGAAATCGGTCAATTCCGCCAACTGCTCGTCGCGGGCGCTGATTCGCTTTCTCAGCTCAGCGTTCTCCTTCTTGAGCCGCTCGATCTGTGCGACTCGGGGATCGAGGATCTCCCCGGCGTCCCGAAGCTCCCTGAGTCGCCGCTCGAACTCCTCGGCGAGGTGCTGGTAGGCGCCGGGCCTGGTGGTGCCATCCCGGTTCGTTTTGGGATAGAAGCCGGTGCGGGTTACCCCGGCCAGGGCGGCGAGGGTCTTGAGGTCGGACTTTCCACCGGGCGGCAGGTTTCCGCTCAGAATCCGTTCCATAGCAGCCCGGATCGCGGCCTCGTTCCGGGTCTTGGTCTCCTCGGTGAGCCGGGCCATCTCAGTCCTCTCCGATGGGCGCCGCGGCTTGGGCGGCCGCGTCGATCTCTGTGACGACGCGCAGGGCGCGATCGCGCTCGGGTACCAGCCGTGCTTTCTCGCCCTTGGCCACCCGAGGGCTCTCGATGAACACATCGATGGCGGTGGCCTGTCCGGCCCAGACGGGACGGTGACAGGGGTGGTGGGTGGCCTGCGGGCAGCGAGCCGAGTCGCACATTCCGACCAGCGGCTTTGTCGCATTCGGTGTGCCGGCCAGGCGTAGGCACAGGGCCTTGGACGGGTCACGGAACCAGCAGAAGTTGGCAGGCCCGACGTGGAGTGTCTTGGCCTGTTTACGTAGGAGATTCTCCAGGTGGCGGTCGTCCTTGAGGATCTTCGGGTCTGTGTTGGCTGCGTCTTTCAGCTGGGCATCCACGTGGTGGAATGCCTCGATCAGGCCGCGTGCACCGGGACCGGCGGGCATACGGCCTGCTTGGACATCGCGGAATGCCTGCACCGTCAGCTGCACATGATGGGCTTCCTCGGCCTCCTCGATCTCGGCATGGAACAGTCGCTGGGATCCGCCGGGGCGAGCTAATGGTGGAGTCGGGTATTGGAACTGCTGGAATGCCTTCACAGCGGAAGCCTACGAATATGGCCAATCCGGACCGGAGAGTAGCCCTGATGGGCTGGCATCGGCTTCATCCGGTGGGCTACGTTGTGTAGCCATGACTACCGGGACGGCATTGCGCCACACACGGATTGGTGACCCGGTGCTCTTCTGAGCGCTGTGTGGGCCGGTGCTGGCCCGCTGTGGGATCGAGGATCCGGCGCTGCTGCGCGGGCTCCGCCTCCTGTCGTGTTGATCTCAGCTCGACACGTCAACCACGACAGGAGAACTCATGCCCACCAAGATGCTGCAGATTTCCACCGCGGACGGCCAGGCCGACGCGTTCGCCGCCTTCCCTGACGGTGGCGGACGGCACCCGGGGGTGCTGATGTACGCGGACGGCTTCGGCATCCGGCCCGTGCTGCGGGAGATGGCTCACGAACTGGCCGGGCACGGGTTCTACGTGCTCGCCCCCAACCTCTTTTACAGGCACGGCCCGGCACCGGTGATCGAGCTTCCCGAGCACATCGGAGAAGAGGCCCGGCCCGCGGTCTTCACCCAGCTGATGCCCATGATCGAGGCGCACACCACAGAACGTGTTCTGAGCGACGCTGACGCCTATCTCAAGTTCCTCACCGCTCAGCCCGAGGTCAGTGCCGGACCGGTCGCCGTGACCGGCTACTGCATCGGCGGCCTCCTGGCAACGCGCACCGCCGCGGCCCACCCCGGCCAGGTAGCCGCCCTGGCCGCATTCCACGGCCCGGTGGGAGCCGACGGCCCCGACAGCCTCTCCAAGCTCACCGCTGAGGTCCACTTCGGCCACGCCGAGAGCGACTTGACGCCCGAGATCCTCGGCGAGCTCAACCAGGCCCTGGACGCGGCGGGTGTCGGTTACACCTCCGAGATCTACCCCGACACCGTCCACGGCTTCACCATGTCCGACACCGATGCCTTCAACCCCGCTGCACTGCAGCTTCATTGGGATCGCCTGCTGCACCTTCTCAGCCGCACCCTGACCAAGAGCTGAGGCTCCGGCCCGGAAATCAAGCCCGAAGTACACGTCTCCGGAGTTCTGGCGGTGTTTCGGAGTCGGTGGAGGGCGGGCGACGCCCGCCCTCCACCGAGGGGTCCTTGAGGCAGAGCCGGCCCGTCCGGCGGGCAAGCTGTGGTAGGCAGGGCTGATGATCAGCCGACTCCCTCTCGACCAGCAACTTGAGTCCCTTCGCGTGGTGCTGTCCCGTAACGACATGTTGACGGAGGTCTTGTCGCGGGCGGCGACGCTGGAGCTGCCTGGGTGGTATGTGACGGCCGGCTGCCTGTTCC
Proteins encoded in this window:
- a CDS encoding dienelactone hydrolase family protein; amino-acid sequence: MPTKMLQISTADGQADAFAAFPDGGGRHPGVLMYADGFGIRPVLREMAHELAGHGFYVLAPNLFYRHGPAPVIELPEHIGEEARPAVFTQLMPMIEAHTTERVLSDADAYLKFLTAQPEVSAGPVAVTGYCIGGLLATRTAAAHPGQVAALAAFHGPVGADGPDSLSKLTAEVHFGHAESDLTPEILGELNQALDAAGVGYTSEIYPDTVHGFTMSDTDAFNPAALQLHWDRLLHLLSRTLTKS